CAAACTTCTCTCTCAAAATGGCCATGAAGATTCACTCAGATACTTCATAATGTCTTTCAAGACACATAAATTTTAGGGCATTGGCTGATTTTCCGACAAAGTTGGAGAGGATAGAATTCTGGGCAAGGTTGCGCTGGGAATCCGGTATGTAGCAGTCATATTTTTACCGAAGCTCGTTCGGAGTTTGATAGCTGTTGGAGGGGAGAGGCGGTGGCGCATGATGCACGTTGGGAGAGGGATAGAGGGGTAGGTTGTGAGAGAATATAGCTTGATCAACTTGGGCATATATATCTGCTCTACATGGACAAGGACTGTGGAGATCATTTTCAGTGACGGTCAAGAAGGCTACGAGTACGAGTTACTGGGGACACACAACATTGAAAAATCGGCGACCGCCGCTAATGGAGCCTTTACATTACATTGACAAGACAGAAATCAACGATAAATAGAAATGACGACCGACTCTCAACTTTCACAACCTCCAGTGCTGTCCAAGATGCCCCCAAGGTTAGGGACGCCCATACGGCATCCCTCTGTACCATCAACGCCGACAGCAGCTCCAAGACCAGCAACGGTCGTAGCCCCTCCACCACCTGTCATCCCGACAAACCTCCTCGAACCCTCCGAACAACGTCTCTTCCTTGCTGCAATGTTTGGTCTTATAGAATTAACCAAACTCTGGGACACCTTTCTTCCAATATTTGTCACTGACCCCGATCCGTCATGGTCAAGTTCTTTACGGATAAGCGACGCAGAATCAGTCCTGGCGTGGACATTAGCAGAAGTTGGTATGATATGGGCGGTGGGTATGTTGAGAATACCCTTACTATCTCCTAGCTGGAGGCAGCTGGGGATCATTGGCGCGCTGAGTTTGGGTGTAAACACAATTTGCTGGTCCCTCGTGGAACCCAGTAGGATGTTGGGTTATATCAACATTGTTGGGACGGCAGCCTTGGGAGGGAACTGGTACTGGAATTGGTTCTATGCGCTCAGAAGATGGTATGAGCCTCCTCATATCGAAGGTGTACATAAGATTCGTCTTCTCCCTTACAGGTAGGTCATCTGTTAAATGGTCGGCCAGCCACTGACCAGTGCTCAGTACTGCAACTCTCAATCCGCTGTCTCTCACATACTGCATACCGCCAGACGCCCCCCAACCTTTATACATTCCTGTCATCTTTAACAATTCAATTCCCGAGCAGGTTTCGTATCAGATACGATCTCTTGATACCGGCCATACCACTGTTGAGAAAATATACGGGAGCTCAATGAAACGGTCGCCCGCTCGTCCTCCAAGATTGCGAATTACGGATGGAGAcgacgatgaggatggagagCTCGAGCTAGAGCCCGAGATTGATCCTCTTTCAGCGCTTGTGCTCCAATCCGGTGGCAAAGTTGTGGGTCATCCCAGAGACATTGACCCCTCTACTCTCCCTTCTGTCAAACCACATGATTCTATGTCACTCGTCCCTCGCGATCTCGCCCCATCAGAGAacatcctcttcctcacTGTTAGCAAACCTAGCGTCATCACTCTCTCGAATGTCATAGACAAGAAGGGCGATAAATTTCATATCACTCCTAGACGCGAAGCCGTCATCATTGAGTGTCCCACTGGCGGTAAATTTGTTGAAGAGCACAAGGGCAAAGTAGTCCACAAAGCCGAGAAACCCAAATCTGCTGCGCTTCGATGTGtgggagatgaagagatgGTGTACTTCCAAGCTCGAGGTGTTTCTCCTCTCAGGGTTGGatgggaaaagaagagcaaAGACAAGTCGGAGACCGGGTTTATCGAAGGCATCGATGACGAAGTTGAGCCTGCCGATGACCTTGATGACCTTGCGCTCGTCAGACGGGATCGCATGTCGAAGACTCACACTGTTCCTCTTCGAGTCACGCACAACGTTCCGGGAACGTATACACTATCCCTTACAACCGTTCACGATGCCTTGCACAACAGTTACACTCCATCCGGTTACGCTACTCGACAAATCTACAATGTCGTCCCTCGACCTTTTATCAAATTCAACTGTCAGGCACCATACCAACTCCTCCAGAACCAAACCGTCTCCCTCCCTCTTGAGGTCGTAGTCAGCAGTCAACAGCTTGAGGAGCCTCTTGAGCTCACCTACAGATATATTTCCCCCGACGGCAAATCCTCCGAGAAGAAGTTGACCGTCAAGAACAAGAGAGAGCAGTTGACTGTGAGCGACCCCGGAACATATGACCTGGTTGGGATCGAAGGCCCTTGTGCGGGCGGAGTAATGGAGCCTAGCAAGTGTGAGGTACAGATGGTGCCTTTGCCTAGTATGGACATGAGCGTCGAGACTTTACACGAGTGGTATGTTTCTTTTCTTTTATTTCCTTTTTTGATATGTAGGGCCCCTTGAAGCTAATAACGCTTCATCAAAGTGCGATGGATGTTGGTGCGACAGCCTCATTTGATTTTACAGGTTCCCCGCCTTTCAAGCTGGACTATACCGAACAGCGAAAGGGTGGACGGGCCAAGATTCTGAGCGAGGCGTTCCAGTCCCACCACGGATCCATCGTTCTTCGTCCAGAGCAAGAAGGTGTCTACACATATGTAGGTCCTTTTTCATTAGGGTGGATATGTACAGAAGACTAACGGATTGATAAGACCTTTACGGCATTGAGCGATAGGAAGTACAAAAAGGTGGCCGTGGATAAAGAACCGATTGAGCAGACCGTGCATCCGTTGGCCAATGTTGAGATCGTTGGAAATGCAAGGAGAAGGACCCTCTACTCTTGCTCTGGGGATTTGGTTGATATTGACATTGACGCTAGGGTGAGTCGTCCTCTTGTCATGACAAACGCTCTGAAAAATCACTTATGGCGTATAACAGGGCATCGCACCTTTGAAACTCACATACCTCACCTCCTACTCGACCCACTCGTCCAATACCACCCTCCCCCTGTCTCTTGGCCGATCGCGCCTTTCCATCCCCGTTCCAGCTGCACTCTCATCCACTTCTGGTGCTTCGGGTAAACTCAACATCGCCCTCTTGGCTATCGAGGATGGCAACGGTTGTGTTCGCAAGTTGACTAACCCCGGCGTTGAAGTGGATATAAAGAGGGAAAGACCAACGGGTAGGATGGCGAAGACAGGAAAGACCGTTGTGACCGAGGGAGAGATCGTGAAAGTGCCTTTGAGGTTGACTGGGGAGGCGCCGTGGGATGTGACTTACTCGAATGGTGGAAAAGAGTTTACTATCAGTGTGAGGGATCCGAATAGCGAATTGAGCTTGAAGGATAAGGGGGTGTATCGACTTGTCAAGGTACATACATTTTGCTTTCGATACAATGTAGGATGCTGTAACTGACGGACTTTCGATAGGTCAAGGACTCTCACTGCCCTGGTACTGTTCTTTCTGGGGACTCGGCTTTCGAGGTAGTCTTCAAAGCACGCCCAGTGGTCAGCCTTCAAACCTCCGGCCTGATTTCTCACGTCGGTACTGGTCCTGGGAATGTGTACCAACACAGGGGTCTTTGTGCCGGGCAAGAAGATCAAGCCGCTCTCAAGTTCGGGGGTCAAGCGCCGTTCGAGCTCTGGTACCGTCACACATCTGGTGGGCGTACCTCCAGGCACGTTCTCAAGAGTGCCCAGGAGATTGGTATCCTTCATCTTTCTACTGAACCTGGATCTCATCGATATGACTTTCTGTCTCTTGCCGATGGCAACTATCCCAAGACGGATGTGTCCATCACTCTGGAACACGAGGTGTTTGGCCGACCTAGTGCGAGCTTTGTGAAACATGCTAATCGAGCGCTCTGTCTCGACTCGACTCTCGAAACGGATGCAAAGATCTTGCTCAAGGGCCAAGGTCCTTGGATCCTCAGCCTCTCTGTGCGTAAACccgcctccacctccatcACCACCCACTCTGTCACTGTTACCCACCCCGAATGGACAGTTTCTCTCCCGCAAGTCCTCACGGACATTGGGAGGTATGAAGTGGCGATTACCAAAGTGGAAGATGTGAGTGGCTGCGAGTGGGTATCGGGGGAAACAGATGAATTGAGAAGTGTCGTGGAGGTTGTGGAGAGCGCAAGGATCGTCCCTGTAGACGAGAAGGAGGATTTGTGTGTGGGTGATAGTTTGGATTTCTTGCTACAGGGTAAGGCGCCATGGACTATTGAGTGAGTGTTTGTgtgcttcttcttgataCGTTTGTGCTAATCATCGGATGTAGATATTCGTGGAAGGGCAAGGATCACAAGGTCACCAGCTCGGCCTCTAGGTTCTCGCGGTTTGCAGAGAAGGCAGGCAAATTTGAGGTCAAATCTGTTGCGCTTAGGGGTGATCAGGTGGGTCTTTTGCAGAAGGGATCAGATGTTAGATTGGAAGCTGACGTACGCAATATTCAGTGTAAGCGCCAGGTTGAAGGGATGGTACGAACCGTCCACGAATTGCCCTCTGCAAAGATTACTTCAGGTGAAAATGACTTGAGGGAAGGTGAGTGTACTTCTTCATATATTTCATCATTCGTTCAGCTAAAATGTGTTATCAGGGGATGAGCCAGCCGTGTTCCGTGTGCACTTTACGGGCACCGCGCCTTTCTCCTTTACATATACTCGTAGCGAGCAGATTGGTTCAAAGCACAAGGTTGTCGAAACTCAGGCACGTTGTATACATTACATTTATTATGCGCTTTACGCTGATATATTTTCTACCTTTTGCAGACAATAACAGATATCATGGACAGTAGCTATGCGATCTCCAGTTCACTGCCTGGTGATTATGCTGTCACATCCGTTTCCGACAAGTTCTGTAGATACCCGCCATTATCAATGAGTAAGGAGTAAACTGAAGAAGCCAAGTTGTTCCATAGAAGGCGGAACAAAGTCCATATGCATTGCATTGATATTATTCTTGTAACTGGATACAACAGAAAGTTTGAAATGGACACTGTGATGTGTTCTATGTTGATGCCGCGATGAGATCTTTGAACATGGTAGTGGAAAGTGAGAGAAGCTGAGGGTACTCGACTTCGGTCACCGAGGGTATTTGGAGAGCAATCTCTTTGAATAACTCTTTGATGAGGTCTTCTAATGGCTTGACCATTGCTTTAAATATCGCTCAGCGTCTTTGATCACCCAGAAAGTTCAACCCGAATATGGCACTTACATTCCTCTTCTGCATCATCAAtccccttcctctcttGACATTGCACCCACAATCTACTTAAAATATTCAATATTTGTCCTCTCCACCTCGCTAACCTCTCCGTAGACCTTATTATGCGAATGAGGTGTAAGAGTGCGGTGAGATTGGATTTATAATGTGGAATGACAGGTGGTGCAGGCGGGTACTGGATTGGATCGAGAAGATGGGGAATAATGCTCTGATGTTTTATAGCACGTCAGTAAAATGAAAGAAGGGGAGAAAAGAATGCTAACTACCTTTAGCCAACGTACGATACCGGGCCCGAGGAGATCGCACATGATTATCAACTCTTTTCCTAGACCCACCAAGACCACTTTGCCCTCAATGCCAGACGGTGCATAAACCCAGCCCTGGACAAAATGCTTTTCCATGATTTCTCCGTACAGTTCAGTCCGCTTTTCACCAGGGGAGCTAGTATACTCAATGAGATGGAGAGCTATGGGTAAAACCTTGTATACTGGGGGGTTAggatggagggagagggtGTGAATGAGGGATTTGAGTAGGAGCGCATCAAGTCCCATGCGGCGCAAGGCGGCTGGGTCAAACTTGAACACCCAGCTTTCCAGCGCAGCCGATCCAATTTCTCTCCATGAGGGTTCGTAATCATCCATCATAACCAACGTAGGAGGGAGGACCACGCCAAGATTCTTCTCCACTTCGCCTGCGGTAAGTCTAGCGGCACACCAACGCAGGATGTTGTGCGCGCCCCAGCCAGCAGCTGATTTGAAGGGTTGCATTTCGTGCATGTCCAGGTTGGCATCTTTACCTCCAGTTGGTGTTTTGAGAGGTCTCGAGGcagaggaaagagagggGTGAGGTGCAAAGTACTGGCGAAGAGTGGGAAGGAGATTCAGggggagagaagagggcAGATGAGGCTCGATGTCTGCAAAGGTTAGTGACAACTTATCATTATTTTCCGGACATACCATTTATAGTTTGACATATTTCTGTGGATGACCAAGAGTCAATACCATGTAATCTTATGAGATTATCAAGTATTCCGATCTGGTCGTCGGTCGACACTTCTCCCCATCCCCAATCTGTATCGACCTCTTTGATTTTTGGCGCCATTTCTTTGACAATTTGCAAAGCTTTACTTTGATAGGGATTCATCCTGCGTTCTTGAAGGTATTCAGCTGCTGTCAAGGTCGTTTGTACACAACTCACCATCTACTTGCTTCATGAAGCCCGAGACAAGGGCATCGGGCAGCGCAAGACGTTTGGAGAGCTTGACAAGGCTCTGCAGCAGCTCTTCCAGAGAGCTCCCAATGTACCTTGAGTCTCCATCATCTGGATCTGTCTCCTCTACTATCGCCATTTGTGGTCCTAGTTAGCGTTCACAGAGATATAGATAACTTGACAAAGGAAATGAATGCACTGCGGGTATTGTCTTGACTTGCAATCTTCCCACGGTCGCTTGGACGGGCCATCCACGCAACGAGATCTGTCGAGCTAttctctctttccacaCCAAAACTCTGTACTATTTCTCGCCAAACGCATATCATCCGCCCTCAGGGCGTCTATCTACACCTTAGTTCCGGTTAATTTGGAAGGATCCCGCCGCAACGGTACCACAATGTCAACTAAAGGTTTCTCCGTTGGTCCGGTACACTACCCATCCGCCCCCGGCTTCCCTCTACCTCAGTCCCCGTCATCATCCTTTCGTTCCAACCACATACCATCGTATTCCATCCCACCACCCCCTGTCCCTGATTTTTCGAGGCAAGTATCTAATAAGATCTTGTACACTCCGAGCATTGCTCCGAGCGTCACTGGCACTTCCACAGGGACTGCGTTAGGAAGTGCGAGCGAATCCAGGCGAAAGCGCAGAGAGAAAGAGGCGAATGGAAGAAGCACAATAAACAAGGAAGACTGGGCGGAGATTGAGCCAGATGAGGTGTTTAGACGGCTGCAGGTGCGTGAGGTGAAGCGAGTGGAAACGAAGATGAGGAGTGAAGCACTCAATAAGCAGTCAGAACTTCGTGCGATGGTTGGGTAAGTTTCTTGCATGATTTGCGTATACGGAAGCTAACATATTCCATCAGAGCACGATACCGAGATCTCTTGACATCTGCGACTCAAATCACCTCGCTACGATCCTCTTCCCTGCGTCTTTCAGAAAACCTCAAACAAATAGTCCAATCATGTCAGAACCCGGAACTGGCTGCTGAAAATGACGCAGAGGATGACTCAGTTCAAAGCCAAGGTGAAGAATTCGTTCAAATGCTCCCTGCGGCATCCCACATGAAGTTATTACTTGACGCACCTGAAGCCCTATACGCCTACCTCTCTCACGGGGCCTACCTCAGCGCAGCATTCCTGTGGCTTATTGCACGTGTAGTCAAGGAAGGCCTTGTAAACATGCCTGAAGATGCTAGCGGGCTATATCTACCATTGATGCAGAAACAATGGGAGTCCATTACACCCCTCAGAAACCAAATTTCACAACGAGCGACGTCGTCTTTGCGGGTATGGGAAAAAGCAGAGCCTCGAACGACGTGCGAGACGCTATTATCTGTTATCCTTCTCGATAACCTTCCATTATCTGAAGCTCTCacacttcttctttcccaaCGAAGCAAAGCCCTTCGAGAGatccttcatca
This DNA window, taken from Cryptococcus gattii WM276 chromosome C, complete sequence, encodes the following:
- a CDS encoding uncharacterized protein (Similar to TIGR gene model, INSD accession AAW42614.1) produces the protein MPPRLGTPIRHPSVPSTPTAAPRPATVVAPPPPVIPTNLLEPSEQRLFLAAMFGLIELTKLWDTFLPIFVTDPDPSWSSSLRISDAESVLAWTLAEVGMIWAVGMLRIPLLSPSWRQLGIIGALSLGVNTICWSLVEPSRMLGYINIVGTAALGGNWYWNWFYALRRWYEPPHIEGVHKIRLLPYSTATLNPLSLTYCIPPDAPQPLYIPVIFNNSIPEQVSYQIRSLDTGHTTVEKIYGSSMKRSPARPPRLRITDGDDDEDGELELEPEIDPLSALVLQSGGKVVGHPRDIDPSTLPSVKPHDSMSLVPRDLAPSENILFLTVSKPSVITLSNVIDKKGDKFHITPRREAVIIECPTGGKFVEEHKGKVVHKAEKPKSAALRCVGDEEMVYFQARGVSPLRVGWEKKSKDKSETGFIEGIDDEVEPADDLDDLALVRRDRMSKTHTVPLRVTHNVPGTYTLSLTTVHDALHNSYTPSGYATRQIYNVVPRPFIKFNCQAPYQLLQNQTVSLPLEVVVSSQQLEEPLELTYRYISPDGKSSEKKLTVKNKREQLTVSDPGTYDLVGIEGPCAGGVMEPSKCEVQMVPLPSMDMSVETLHECAMDVGATASFDFTGSPPFKLDYTEQRKGGRAKILSEAFQSHHGSIVLRPEQEGVYTYTFTALSDRKYKKVAVDKEPIEQTVHPLANVEIVGNARRRTLYSCSGDLVDIDIDARGIAPLKLTYLTSYSTHSSNTTLPLSLGRSRLSIPVPAALSSTSGASGKLNIALLAIEDGNGCVRKLTNPGVEVDIKRERPTGRMAKTGKTVVTEGEIVKVPLRLTGEAPWDVTYSNGGKEFTISVRDPNSELSLKDKGVYRLVKVKDSHCPGTVLSGDSAFEVVFKARPVVSLQTSGLISHVGTGPGNVYQHRGLCAGQEDQAALKFGGQAPFELWYRHTSGGRTSRHVLKSAQEIGILHLSTEPGSHRYDFLSLADGNYPKTDVSITLEHEVFGRPSASFVKHANRALCLDSTLETDAKILLKGQGPWILSLSVRKPASTSITTHSVTVTHPEWTVSLPQVLTDIGRYEVAITKVEDVSGCEWVSGETDELRSVVEVVESARIVPVDEKEDLCVGDSLDFLLQGKAPWTIEYSWKGKDHKVTSSASRFSRFAEKAGKFEVKSVALRGDQCKRQVEGMVRTVHELPSAKITSGENDLREGDEPAVFRVHFTGTAPFSFTYTRSEQIGSKHKVVETQTITDIMDSSYAISSSLPGDYAVTSVSDKFCRYPPLSMSKE